One region of Hymenobacter sediminicola genomic DNA includes:
- a CDS encoding TerC family protein → MEITPLFWVGFNAFVLAMLLLDLLVFNRKAHVVKMREALSWSAFWIVLSLSFNYLVYHWMGRQAGLEFLTGYLIEKSLSVDNLFVFLLIFTYFKVPPQYQHKILFWGIIGALVLRAGFILAGAALLAKFHFLLYVLGAFLVYTGIKMATSAGQPEIDPDSNPVVKFLSRHLPITNQLHGGKFFVRQNGMLFATPLLVVLVMVETTDVVFAADSIPAILAVSRDTFIVYTSNVFALLGLRALYFALEGLMRLFHYLHYGLSLILIFIGTKLLFSEIFHLSMVLSLGIVGGILLLSVVASLVWPKKEEEPVQP, encoded by the coding sequence ATGGAAATAACTCCCCTTTTCTGGGTTGGATTCAATGCCTTCGTGCTGGCCATGCTCCTGCTCGACCTTTTGGTGTTCAACCGCAAGGCGCATGTAGTAAAAATGCGCGAGGCGTTGAGTTGGAGTGCTTTCTGGATTGTCCTCTCGCTGTCGTTTAACTACCTCGTCTACCACTGGATGGGACGGCAGGCGGGTCTGGAATTTCTGACTGGCTACCTCATCGAGAAGTCACTGAGCGTAGATAACCTGTTTGTCTTCCTGCTCATCTTCACCTACTTCAAGGTCCCGCCCCAGTATCAGCACAAAATCCTGTTTTGGGGCATTATAGGCGCGTTGGTGTTGCGGGCGGGCTTCATTCTTGCGGGTGCTGCGCTGCTGGCCAAATTCCATTTCCTGCTGTATGTGCTGGGCGCCTTTCTGGTGTATACCGGCATCAAGATGGCCACTAGCGCCGGCCAGCCCGAAATTGACCCAGATTCTAACCCGGTAGTAAAGTTTCTGAGCCGCCACCTGCCTATCACCAATCAGCTGCATGGTGGAAAGTTCTTCGTGCGCCAGAATGGGATGCTGTTCGCTACGCCGCTGCTAGTAGTACTGGTGATGGTAGAAACCACGGATGTAGTGTTTGCCGCCGATTCCATTCCCGCTATCCTGGCCGTCTCGCGCGACACTTTCATCGTGTACACGTCCAATGTGTTTGCGCTGCTAGGCCTGCGGGCGCTGTATTTCGCGCTGGAAGGCCTTATGCGGCTGTTCCATTATTTGCACTACGGCCTCTCCCTCATTCTGATCTTCATCGGAACCAAGCTGCTGTTTTCGGAGATTTTCCACCTTTCCATGGTCCTTTCGCTCGGCATCGTGGGCGGTATTCTGCTCCTCTCGGTGGTAGCTTCACTGGTTTGGCCGAAGAAAGAGGAAGAACCCGTGCAGCCATAA
- a CDS encoding polyprenol monophosphomannose synthase, translating into MNDGLVLIPTYNERENAELIIRKVFSLPKEFDVLIIDDGSPDGTAAIVQSLMAEFPGRLFLEERKGKLGLGTAYIHGFRWALQRGYQYVFEMDADFSHNPDDLVKLYNACAHQGYDLAIGSRYIQGVNVVNWPMDRVLMSYFASAYVRFITGMPIMDSTAGFKCYTARVLRTIPLDRIRFVGYAFQIEMKWLAYKYGFRIQEVPIIFTDRTRGSSKMSKGIVQEAFLGVIKMKVSSWFRRFEQVAPSSPAPVVSATPAPETR; encoded by the coding sequence ATGAATGACGGGCTCGTCCTGATACCGACCTACAATGAGCGTGAAAATGCGGAACTCATCATCCGCAAGGTATTCTCGTTGCCCAAGGAATTCGACGTGCTCATCATCGATGACGGCTCGCCAGATGGTACGGCCGCTATTGTGCAAAGCCTGATGGCCGAGTTTCCGGGACGCCTGTTTCTGGAAGAGCGCAAAGGCAAGCTTGGGCTGGGCACGGCCTATATCCACGGGTTTCGGTGGGCGCTGCAGCGGGGGTACCAATATGTGTTTGAGATGGATGCCGACTTTTCACACAACCCCGACGACCTAGTAAAGCTCTACAATGCCTGCGCGCACCAAGGCTATGATTTAGCTATTGGCTCGCGCTACATTCAGGGCGTAAATGTGGTCAACTGGCCCATGGACCGGGTGCTGATGTCATATTTTGCCTCTGCTTACGTACGCTTTATTACGGGTATGCCCATTATGGATTCCACCGCGGGGTTCAAGTGCTATACGGCCCGCGTACTGCGGACTATTCCCCTCGACCGGATTCGGTTTGTGGGCTACGCGTTCCAGATTGAGATGAAATGGCTGGCCTACAAATATGGCTTCCGCATCCAGGAGGTGCCCATTATTTTCACCGACCGTACCCGAGGCTCGTCCAAAATGAGCAAAGGCATTGTGCAGGAAGCTTTCCTAGGGGTTATCAAGATGAAGGTGAGTAGCTGGTTCCGCCGCTTCGAGCAGGTAGCCCCCAGCAGCCCGGCCCCGGTAGTTTCTGCAACCCCGGCCCCCGAAACCCGGTAA
- a CDS encoding DUF4199 domain-containing protein: MENTTTPVAVTPSAVAIRYGLLTGLVSVIFSFLQLSLIDDPETPLRWLSLVILAVGIWLAHKQFKQLNNGFMSYGQGVSTGTILAIVSGVIGGVFSYIYFTFIDPTYMQRVMDLTRSRMEEKGMDDAQVDQAMAMAEKFSGPIATTIFAVLGALLIGFIISLVISAITKHARPEFE; encoded by the coding sequence ATGGAAAACACCACTACTCCCGTTGCCGTTACGCCCAGCGCTGTAGCCATCCGCTATGGCCTGCTGACCGGGCTGGTATCCGTCATTTTCTCGTTTCTGCAGCTTAGTCTCATCGACGACCCGGAAACACCGCTGCGCTGGTTGAGTCTGGTGATTCTTGCGGTAGGCATCTGGCTGGCCCATAAACAGTTCAAGCAGCTCAATAATGGGTTTATGAGCTACGGTCAGGGCGTGAGCACCGGCACCATCTTGGCAATAGTTTCGGGAGTGATAGGAGGGGTATTCAGCTACATCTACTTTACGTTCATCGACCCTACCTACATGCAGCGCGTTATGGACCTGACCCGCTCACGCATGGAGGAAAAAGGCATGGACGACGCCCAAGTCGACCAGGCTATGGCCATGGCGGAAAAGTTTTCCGGGCCAATAGCTACCACGATATTCGCAGTTCTGGGAGCCTTGCTTATTGGCTTCATCATTTCACTGGTGATATCTGCCATCACCAAACATGCCCGTCCCGAGTTTGAGTAA
- a CDS encoding transglycosylase domain-containing protein, with amino-acid sequence MTPATKKKIAIGVGILVALLTIGLGVFLAKRQELLDYALQQVKVKAERKYPVTLALGPARFTDLNTVQVAGMSLVPKGAPTDTLMRARLMTVSLSVKSLFAGRPVFSNLEISDARFTARKTAAGTDNYSFLYKKKGKQPAIPRDTTKGTNYGLLANQLLEASFDNVPGEADFQNFLVTYDSPRHRARIVMPRLSIEDGDIQGQLTAVIDSVENRVGVQGHIEPGDYALNAEVFGLDRRPVTLPYVQRRYGARVQFDTLRFSISDKDLDDDELTVRGTASAANFIVNHPKLSDRDVRFPRGGIDFAARLGQAFAALEKGTKVTLNRMEFYPVMSVRKLPLNQRVVGKMINGVRNRREMLAGLQVKADIQSAETPANTFFAALPEGMFNTLEGMQGSGTLTYRMHLDLDMNKVDSLEFSSGLTPKNFRITRMGAEDLNKLNQEFIYTAYNDKGDSIKAFAVGPSNPKFVAYDDVANYLKAAIMTAEDPRFLTHKGFMEKAFVKSAIQNIKEKRFARGGSTISMQLVKNVFLTRQKTVTRKIEEALIVWLLENTKLVSKERMFEVYLNIIEWGPKIYGATEAAQFYFDKQPANLNLSESLYMASIIPRPKYYQNSFNQYGEMRSSSRYFHRLIADLMLRKGLISEDARNSLSYSLSFPGRAHSSIFRAVRDTVRAFQPADSTQFEPLNLIDLLGGMPDEGVNTTAPAPPGGNPNPAPKP; translated from the coding sequence GTGACTCCAGCAACGAAGAAAAAAATAGCTATTGGCGTAGGTATCCTGGTGGCCCTGCTGACCATAGGCCTCGGCGTGTTTCTGGCCAAACGCCAGGAATTGCTTGATTATGCGCTGCAGCAGGTGAAAGTCAAGGCTGAGCGCAAGTACCCCGTAACCTTGGCCCTGGGCCCGGCCCGCTTCACCGACCTGAATACCGTGCAGGTGGCCGGCATGAGCCTCGTACCTAAAGGTGCCCCCACCGATACGCTGATGCGGGCCCGTCTGATGACGGTTTCGCTGAGCGTGAAATCGTTGTTTGCCGGGCGGCCGGTGTTCAGCAACCTCGAAATCAGCGACGCCCGTTTTACGGCTCGCAAAACAGCGGCCGGCACCGACAACTACTCGTTTCTCTACAAAAAGAAAGGTAAACAGCCAGCCATTCCGCGCGACACAACCAAAGGCACCAACTACGGGCTGCTGGCGAATCAGCTCCTTGAGGCCAGCTTCGATAATGTGCCCGGTGAGGCAGATTTCCAGAACTTTCTTGTGACGTACGACAGCCCCCGCCACCGGGCGCGCATTGTAATGCCCCGCCTTTCTATTGAGGACGGCGACATTCAGGGGCAGCTGACGGCGGTAATTGATTCGGTGGAAAACCGGGTGGGCGTACAGGGCCACATCGAGCCCGGTGACTATGCGCTGAACGCGGAGGTATTTGGGCTGGACCGCCGCCCCGTGACGCTGCCTTATGTGCAGCGCCGCTACGGGGCCCGCGTACAGTTCGATACGCTGCGTTTTAGCATCTCCGACAAGGATCTGGACGATGATGAGCTGACGGTGCGTGGTACTGCTTCAGCGGCCAATTTCATTGTAAATCATCCTAAGCTCTCCGACCGGGATGTGCGCTTCCCGCGCGGCGGCATCGACTTCGCGGCCCGGCTGGGGCAGGCCTTTGCGGCCCTAGAAAAGGGCACCAAAGTCACGCTCAACAGAATGGAGTTTTACCCGGTGATGAGCGTGCGCAAACTGCCGCTCAACCAGCGGGTGGTGGGCAAAATGATAAATGGCGTCCGCAACCGCCGCGAAATGCTGGCCGGACTGCAGGTAAAAGCCGATATCCAGTCGGCAGAAACACCGGCCAACACATTCTTTGCAGCCTTGCCCGAGGGCATGTTCAATACGCTGGAAGGTATGCAGGGCAGCGGCACGCTCACCTACCGCATGCACCTTGACCTGGATATGAACAAGGTCGACAGTCTGGAATTTAGCTCCGGTTTGACACCCAAGAACTTCCGCATCACACGCATGGGTGCCGAAGACCTCAACAAGCTCAACCAGGAGTTTATCTATACTGCCTACAACGACAAAGGGGACTCTATTAAGGCGTTTGCCGTAGGTCCATCCAACCCCAAGTTTGTGGCTTATGATGACGTAGCGAACTACCTGAAAGCTGCCATCATGACGGCTGAAGACCCACGCTTCCTGACGCACAAAGGCTTTATGGAAAAGGCTTTTGTGAAATCGGCCATCCAGAATATCAAGGAGAAGCGCTTTGCCCGTGGTGGAAGTACTATCTCCATGCAGCTGGTGAAAAACGTGTTTTTGACGCGGCAGAAAACCGTGACCCGCAAGATTGAGGAAGCACTTATTGTGTGGCTCCTTGAAAATACCAAGCTGGTATCGAAGGAGCGCATGTTTGAAGTGTACCTGAACATCATTGAGTGGGGCCCGAAAATATACGGCGCGACAGAAGCCGCGCAGTTCTATTTCGACAAGCAGCCCGCCAACCTCAATCTTTCTGAGAGTCTGTACATGGCCAGCATCATTCCGCGGCCTAAATACTACCAGAACTCCTTCAATCAGTACGGTGAAATGCGCAGTTCCTCGCGCTATTTCCACCGGCTCATTGCAGACCTGATGCTGCGCAAAGGCCTCATTTCGGAAGACGCCCGCAATTCCCTGAGCTACAGCCTGAGCTTCCCTGGCCGCGCCCATAGTTCCATTTTCCGGGCCGTGCGCGACACCGTGCGAGCCTTCCAGCCGGCCGATTCCACGCAGTTTGAGCCGCTGAACCTGATTGACCTGCTGGGCGGCATGCCCGACGAGGGTGTAAACACCACTGCGCCCGCGCCACCCGGTGGCAATCCGAATCCCGCTCCCAAGCCGTAG
- the purB gene encoding adenylosuccinate lyase, with amino-acid sequence MNAAADYAALTPLTAVSPLDGRYRRATAPLALYFSELALIRYRVLVEVEYFIALCELPLPQLQTVDAAVYEQLRALYKNFSTADAEAVKAHEKVTNHDVKAVEYFLRDQFAALGLDQYLEFIHFGLTSQDINNTAIPLSLQHALINTLLPAYAQVRNSLAERAGQWSTVPMLARTHGQPASPTRLGKEVQVFVARLDAQVALLGQVPFAAKFGGATGNFNAHHVAYPQVDWHQFAEVFVNNRLGLHRSYPTTQIEHYDHLAALCDGLKRLNTILIDLARDVWQYISMGYFRQTIKAGEVGSSAMPHKVNPIDFENAEGNLGLANAMLEHLSAKLPISRLQRDLTDSTVLRNLGVPLGHTLIALTALQRGLDKLALDEAALHRDLEANWAVVAEAIQTVLRRENYPDPYNALKVLTRTGEAISAATIASFVDDLEVTESVKAELRSISPQSYVGM; translated from the coding sequence ATGAACGCTGCTGCCGACTACGCTGCCCTCACTCCGCTCACTGCCGTTTCGCCGCTCGATGGCCGCTACCGCCGCGCTACGGCCCCGTTGGCGCTCTATTTTTCAGAGCTGGCCCTCATCCGGTACCGGGTGCTGGTGGAGGTGGAATATTTCATTGCTCTCTGCGAGTTGCCGCTGCCCCAGTTGCAAACGGTAGACGCTGCTGTGTACGAACAACTGCGTGCCCTCTATAAGAACTTCTCAACGGCCGATGCTGAGGCAGTGAAGGCCCACGAGAAAGTAACCAACCACGACGTGAAGGCCGTGGAGTATTTCCTGCGCGACCAGTTTGCAGCCTTGGGTCTGGACCAGTACCTGGAGTTTATTCACTTCGGCCTGACTTCACAGGACATCAACAACACCGCCATTCCGCTGAGCCTGCAGCATGCTCTCATCAACACGCTGCTGCCCGCTTACGCGCAGGTCCGCAACAGCCTAGCCGAGCGCGCCGGGCAGTGGTCCACCGTGCCGATGCTGGCCCGCACCCACGGCCAGCCGGCTTCGCCTACGCGCTTGGGCAAGGAAGTGCAGGTGTTTGTGGCCCGGCTTGATGCGCAGGTAGCACTGCTGGGGCAGGTTCCGTTCGCGGCGAAGTTTGGCGGCGCCACTGGCAACTTCAACGCCCACCATGTGGCCTATCCGCAGGTAGACTGGCACCAGTTCGCAGAGGTGTTCGTGAACAACCGTCTGGGGCTGCACCGTTCCTACCCCACCACCCAGATTGAGCACTACGACCACCTGGCCGCGCTCTGTGACGGACTGAAGCGGCTCAACACCATCCTCATCGACTTGGCCCGCGACGTATGGCAGTACATTTCGATGGGCTATTTCCGCCAAACCATCAAGGCTGGGGAAGTAGGTTCGTCGGCAATGCCGCACAAAGTGAATCCTATTGATTTCGAAAACGCCGAGGGCAACCTGGGCCTGGCTAACGCCATGTTGGAACATCTGTCGGCTAAGCTGCCTATCAGTCGCCTGCAGCGCGACCTGACCGATTCCACGGTACTCCGCAACCTGGGCGTACCGCTGGGCCACACGCTCATTGCCCTCACAGCGCTGCAGCGCGGCCTCGACAAGCTGGCCCTCGATGAAGCCGCCCTACACCGCGACTTGGAAGCTAACTGGGCCGTAGTAGCCGAGGCCATCCAGACGGTGCTGCGCCGCGAAAACTACCCCGACCCCTACAACGCCCTCAAAGTCCTTACCCGCACCGGCGAAGCCATTTCGGCTGCAACCATTGCCTCATTCGTAGACGACTTAGAGGTAACAGAGAGTGTGAAGGCTGAATTGCGCAGCATCTCGCCGCAGAGCTATGTAGGGATGTAG
- a CDS encoding DUF4199 domain-containing protein gives METTNTPSNPVLRTALLCGVAAGALCIGWVLFLYLTGNNPYGPKRTLSDFFPPIAAIVSQILLRRYYADGPGLGKAVGVGLLTTLLAALLAATGLYLFARTADTSLIEQHLAEARQLLENAKSLYLAQSNGRQQFEATLRNLAHTPQAFAQDEFLKKMLLGILISIPGGIFLRK, from the coding sequence TTGGAAACTACTAATACGCCCTCCAATCCGGTTTTGCGCACTGCTCTACTCTGCGGCGTGGCGGCCGGAGCCCTCTGCATCGGCTGGGTATTGTTCCTGTACTTAACCGGCAACAACCCATACGGCCCGAAACGGACGCTTTCGGATTTCTTTCCTCCGATTGCCGCCATTGTCAGCCAGATTCTGCTGCGTCGGTATTATGCAGATGGCCCCGGTTTGGGCAAGGCAGTAGGGGTAGGGCTGCTAACCACACTACTGGCGGCACTATTGGCTGCCACGGGCCTCTACCTGTTTGCTCGCACGGCTGATACCAGCCTCATCGAGCAGCACTTGGCCGAAGCCCGGCAACTGCTGGAAAACGCGAAGTCGCTGTATCTGGCGCAGAGCAATGGCCGGCAGCAGTTTGAGGCTACGCTGCGCAACTTGGCACATACGCCCCAGGCATTTGCCCAGGACGAGTTCCTTAAAAAGATGCTTTTGGGTATCTTAATCAGTATTCCGGGTGGGATATTCCTGCGGAAATAG
- a CDS encoding glycosyltransferase family 2 protein — protein MPVPSLSKRPSFPVELSIVIPLLNEAESLPELTRWIHRVLAQHGLTYEVILVDDGSTDTSWGVIEELAETDTHLRGIRFNRNYGKSAALNVGFKETTGRVVCTMDADLQDSPEELPELYRMITEQGYDLVSGWKKKRFDPLSKTIPTKLFNGVTRWISGIQLHDFNCGLKAYDHRVVRSIEVYGEMHRYIPVIAKWAGFRKIGEKVVQHQERKYGTTKFGLERFVYGFLDLMSITFVSRFRRRPMHFFGTMGMISFVLGMLITLWLVGEKVYLSLNNLLARNVTDQPLFFLALTAVMIGAMLFLTGFLAELIQLNGANRNDYLVREKVNIN, from the coding sequence ATGCCCGTCCCGAGTTTGAGTAAGCGTCCTTCTTTTCCGGTTGAGCTATCCATTGTTATTCCGTTGCTCAACGAAGCCGAGTCGTTGCCGGAGCTGACGCGCTGGATACACCGCGTGCTGGCCCAGCACGGGCTTACCTATGAGGTGATTCTGGTAGACGATGGCTCAACGGATACTTCTTGGGGAGTAATTGAGGAGTTGGCTGAAACCGACACGCACCTGCGCGGTATCCGCTTCAACCGCAACTACGGCAAGTCGGCGGCCCTGAATGTGGGGTTTAAGGAAACGACGGGCCGGGTGGTGTGTACCATGGACGCCGACCTGCAGGACTCCCCGGAGGAATTGCCCGAGCTATACCGCATGATTACGGAGCAGGGCTATGACCTCGTAAGCGGCTGGAAAAAGAAGCGCTTCGACCCCCTGTCGAAAACCATTCCGACCAAGCTTTTCAACGGCGTGACGCGCTGGATTTCGGGTATTCAGCTGCACGATTTCAACTGTGGCCTCAAAGCCTACGACCACCGCGTGGTGCGTAGTATCGAGGTCTACGGCGAGATGCACCGCTACATTCCCGTGATTGCCAAATGGGCGGGTTTCCGTAAGATAGGCGAGAAGGTGGTGCAGCATCAGGAACGCAAATACGGCACCACCAAATTCGGGCTGGAGCGGTTCGTCTACGGCTTCCTCGACTTAATGAGCATCACGTTCGTGAGCCGGTTCCGGCGGCGCCCTATGCACTTCTTCGGCACGATGGGCATGATTTCCTTTGTGCTTGGGATGCTGATTACGCTGTGGCTGGTGGGCGAGAAGGTATACCTGTCGCTCAATAATCTGCTGGCCCGTAACGTAACTGACCAGCCGTTGTTCTTCCTGGCCCTTACAGCCGTGATGATTGGGGCCATGCTGTTCCTGACAGGTTTCCTGGCCGAATTGATCCAGCTGAACGGTGCCAACCGCAACGATTATCTGGTGCGGGAGAAGGTGAACATTAATTAA
- a CDS encoding glycosyltransferase family 9 protein codes for MSDLSGVTVHSDCRYFRGDLPCRPNKEHSYVCSDCPVYAPVQKRILLIKLGAIGDVIRTTPLLRRLRQEYPSCYITWLTLTPAILPQGEVEEILKFDFASALQLMARRFDVAINLDKEKEACALLLKVDAPAKFGYTLREYDGVAWPQNEQAHHKFLTGVFDQLSLQNQKPYVQEIFELCGFDFRGEEYVFDTHEDKGYRWDALPQGRPRIGLNTGCGDRWTTRLWSDEKWIALITQLQAAGYTPVLLGGEAEHARNRVLQEATGAAYLGTFPLQQFINLMHQMDGIVTQVTMAMHISIALRKPTILMNNIFNPYEFDLYGRGQLVGPDKQCVCFYRGTCQLGTSCMEELPAEKVFEAVQASVPLV; via the coding sequence ATGTCCGACCTTTCCGGCGTCACTGTTCACTCCGACTGCCGCTATTTCCGCGGCGACCTGCCCTGCCGCCCCAACAAAGAACACAGCTACGTTTGCTCCGACTGTCCGGTGTACGCGCCGGTGCAGAAGCGCATCCTCCTTATCAAGCTGGGCGCCATCGGCGACGTCATTCGGACTACGCCCCTGCTGCGGCGGTTGCGTCAGGAATATCCGAGCTGCTATATCACCTGGCTGACACTCACACCCGCTATCCTGCCCCAGGGCGAAGTAGAGGAGATTCTGAAGTTCGATTTCGCCAGTGCTTTGCAGCTTATGGCCCGGCGCTTCGACGTAGCCATCAACCTAGACAAGGAAAAAGAGGCCTGTGCGTTGCTTCTGAAAGTAGATGCTCCAGCCAAGTTTGGCTACACGCTGCGCGAATACGACGGTGTGGCGTGGCCCCAGAACGAGCAGGCCCACCACAAGTTCCTGACCGGCGTCTTCGACCAACTCAGCCTGCAGAATCAGAAGCCTTATGTGCAGGAGATATTTGAGTTGTGCGGCTTCGATTTCCGGGGCGAAGAGTACGTTTTTGATACCCACGAAGACAAAGGCTACCGCTGGGACGCGCTGCCACAAGGCCGCCCGCGCATTGGCCTGAACACCGGCTGCGGCGACCGATGGACGACGCGCCTGTGGTCAGATGAGAAGTGGATTGCACTGATTACGCAGCTTCAGGCCGCCGGCTACACGCCTGTATTGCTCGGCGGCGAAGCGGAACACGCCCGTAACCGGGTGCTGCAGGAAGCTACCGGTGCTGCTTATCTAGGTACATTTCCGCTGCAGCAGTTCATCAACCTGATGCACCAGATGGACGGCATCGTGACGCAGGTGACCATGGCCATGCACATCAGCATCGCACTCCGCAAGCCCACCATCCTGATGAACAACATCTTTAACCCCTACGAATTCGACCTCTACGGCCGCGGCCAACTCGTGGGGCCTGACAAGCAGTGCGTATGCTTCTACCGCGGCACCTGCCAGCTGGGCACCAGTTGTATGGAAGAACTGCCCGCAGAAAAGGTGTTCGAGGCCGTGCAGGCAAGTGTGCCGCTGGTATAA
- a CDS encoding glycosyltransferase encodes MKVVIIGPAYPLRGGLATYNERLARAFREAGDEVRLVTFSLQYPDFLFPGQTQFSTEPGPADLDIEVSINSVNPWTWWRVGNKLRREKPDLVIFRFWLPFMGPALGTIARAIRRNRHTRVVAITDNVIPHEKRPGDRPLTRYFLSACHGFVTMSRSVLADLRRLHFKQPALYKPHPLYDNFGPLKPKPEARQALGLDPAFGYLLFFGFIRAYKGLDILLEAFADPRLVALPVKLIVAGEYYEDAAPYEALIQQHNLESRLIRATDFIPNEQVVDYFCSADMVVQPYKNATQSGVSQIAYHFERPMLVTDVGGLAELIPDGEVGYVVPPQPKSIADALVDFYEHQREAEFTAGVWARKKDFSWTEMVKALKEVAQL; translated from the coding sequence ATGAAAGTAGTCATCATTGGGCCGGCGTATCCGCTCAGGGGAGGCCTAGCCACCTACAACGAGCGACTGGCCCGCGCCTTTCGTGAAGCCGGCGACGAGGTACGGCTGGTGACATTTTCGCTGCAATACCCCGATTTCCTGTTTCCAGGCCAGACGCAGTTCAGCACCGAGCCCGGCCCCGCCGACCTCGACATCGAAGTCAGCATCAACTCGGTAAACCCCTGGACGTGGTGGCGCGTGGGCAACAAGCTACGCCGTGAGAAGCCGGATCTGGTGATTTTTCGGTTTTGGCTGCCGTTTATGGGGCCCGCACTGGGTACTATTGCGCGGGCCATTCGCCGCAACCGCCATACGCGCGTCGTGGCCATCACCGACAACGTAATTCCGCATGAGAAGCGCCCCGGCGACCGGCCCCTCACAAGGTATTTCCTCTCAGCCTGCCATGGTTTCGTAACTATGAGCCGGTCGGTGCTGGCAGATCTGCGCCGCCTGCATTTCAAGCAGCCAGCCCTTTACAAGCCACACCCACTCTACGACAACTTCGGCCCGCTCAAGCCCAAGCCAGAGGCCCGGCAAGCTCTGGGCCTCGATCCTGCGTTTGGCTACCTGTTATTCTTCGGATTCATCCGGGCCTATAAGGGGCTGGATATTCTGCTGGAAGCCTTTGCCGACCCCCGGCTGGTGGCGCTGCCTGTTAAACTCATCGTGGCCGGCGAATACTACGAGGATGCTGCTCCTTACGAAGCGCTGATCCAGCAGCACAATCTGGAAAGCCGCCTGATTCGCGCTACCGACTTCATTCCGAACGAGCAGGTGGTGGACTACTTCTGCTCCGCCGATATGGTGGTGCAGCCCTACAAAAATGCCACCCAGAGCGGCGTTTCTCAGATTGCCTACCACTTCGAGCGGCCCATGCTGGTAACCGACGTGGGTGGTCTGGCCGAGCTGATACCAGACGGCGAGGTAGGCTATGTGGTGCCACCCCAACCCAAATCCATTGCCGATGCGCTGGTGGATTTCTACGAGCACCAGCGCGAAGCTGAGTTTACGGCCGGCGTATGGGCGCGCAAAAAGGATTTTTCGTGGACCGAGATGGTGAAGGCGCTGAAGGAAGTGGCGCAGCTGTAA